From the Helicoverpa armigera isolate CAAS_96S chromosome 16, ASM3070526v1, whole genome shotgun sequence genome, one window contains:
- the LOC110369864 gene encoding connectin, translating to MRAPKVPATLLLLLFAIEALDANRRKQKEKIIPATINICDISDRDSKVHCYCEFSQEINEAVKTECWVFNGGIERTDPLWTSFTSQSNIETLAFNVRADGGLDFVPSKVLRYLRKVKQFSIKYSSIHKIESYTFVNVTSVQEMTLTKNQIVYLGKHSFYNLPNLTVLTLDENRIIDLESEVFYELPALQKLYLTSNNITVIHDGAFKHLVNLIDLELDRNNISDLKKECFYGLANLKRLDLRRNKLSKLNSFTFTELWNLQTLLLDYNEIYVLAQRTFDGLSQLRKLSLSHNKLVTLASSLFEGVRGLAALDLRHNKLKRFTFENLHPIYDNMKNQNSYIYLEGNEFPCDCHLAWMHKLRHEAKSVKVRTSLENFICKFNAEPSLNSHFTYFERSVIGSNNLYDSDDKSQIRDYSDNPDDFFQDETDDAYVDEPKTVKGENERTLLQIPVESLPCPQDVKSVTDRTYTYPSQNEAKDYRNLIQSSKTTSIEASIKSLLSAFIILIWTTLL from the exons ATGCGGGCTCCGAAGGTACCCGCTACCTTGCTACTGTTGCTCTTCGCAATAGAAGCTCTAGATGCCAACAGGAGAAAACAGAAAGAGAAAATAATACCAGCCACTATAAACATATGTGACATTAGCGACAGAGATTCCAAAGTCCACTGCTATTGTGAGTTCAGTCAAGAGATCAACGAAGCAGTGAAGACAGAATGCTGGGTGTTCAACGGAGGCATAGAACGGACAGACCCACTATGGACAAGCTTCACCTCACAGTCCAACATAGAAACCTTAGCTTTCAACGTCAGAGCAGATGGCGGTCTAGACTTTGTACCCTCCAAAGTTCTAAGATACTTGAGAAAAGTCAAACAGTTCAGCATAAAGTACAGCTCAATCCACAAAATAGAAAGCTATACTTTTGTAAACGTGACGTCAGTACAAGAAATGACGCTCACTAAAAATCAGATAGTCTATCTTGGCAAACATTCATTCTACAACTTGCCAAACTTAACTGTACTCACTTTAGATGAGAACAGAATAATTGATCTGGAGAGCGAGGTGTTTTACGAACTACCAGCACTCCAGAAATTGTATCTTACTAGTAATAATATTACCGTCATTCACGATGGAGCGTTCAAACATCTTGTCAACCTAATTGACTTAGAACTCGATAGAAATAATATAAGCGACCTGAAGAAGGAGTGCTTTTACGGTCTCGCAAATCTAAAGCGTTTAGATTTAAGAAGAAACAAATTATCCAAACTTAATTCGTTTACATTTACTGAACTGTGGAATCTCCAGACATTGTTATTAGATTATAATGAAATTTATGTTCTGGCTCAAAGGACGTTTGATGGATTATCGCAATTAAGGAAGTTGAGTTTAAGTCATAACAAACTTGTAACTCTGGCCAGCAGTCTATTCGAAGGGGTCAGGGGACTGGCGGCACTAGACCTAAGacataacaaattaaagagGTTCACATTTGAAAACCTTCACCCCATCTATGACAACATGAAGAACCAAAACAGCTACATCTACTTAGAAG GGAATGAATTCCCATGCGACTGTCATCTCGCATGGATGCATAAGCTTCGTCACGAGGCCAAAAGCGTCAAAGTGCGAACGTCTCTCGAAAATTTCATTTGCAAATTCAACGCGGAGCCTTCGTTAAATTCACACTTTACTTATTTCGAAAGGAGCGTTATCGGATCAAACAATTTGTACGATAGCGATGACAAAAGTCAAATAAGAGATTATTCGGATAATCCGGATGATTTTTTCCAAGACGAAACAGACGACGCTTACGTTGATGAACCGAAAACGGTTAAGGGCGAAAACGAGAGGACATTACTGCAGATCCCGGTGGAGTCGCTGCCGTGCCCTCAGGACGTCAAGAGTGTGACGGACAGGACGTACACCTACCCGTCGCAGAACGAGGCGAAGGATTACAGAAACTTAATCCAATCTTCGAAGACGACGTCGATCGAGGCGAGCATTAAATCTCTTCTGTCAGcgtttatcattttaatatgGACCACGCTACTGTAA